In Triticum aestivum cultivar Chinese Spring chromosome 5B, IWGSC CS RefSeq v2.1, whole genome shotgun sequence, the following proteins share a genomic window:
- the LOC123111575 gene encoding uncharacterized protein has product MPLSYVYEAIPELLQPVGSVSPEVLEATRALRWKERATRIHDDARAWSQSVGECKRVQAEMEADATISRVRREGCIEIAKKHADWELRNWGQRIHFESSAEERARMSPPTAPVLEIINWAREEARRPRDKARWECLAGRMPTSAPPQPEPVDPPSFLSPRPGLSYDEL; this is encoded by the coding sequence ATGCCGCTCTCATACGTGTATGAGGCCATCCCCGAGCTACTGCAGCCGGTGGGATCTGTCTCACCGGAGGTCCTAGAGGCAACGAGGGCACTCCGATGGAAGGAGAGGGCAACACGGATCCACGACGACGCCCGAGCTTGGTCGCAGAGCGTTGGGGAGTGTAAGAGAGTTCAGGCGGAGATGGAGGCAGATGCAACTATCTCCCGTGTCCGACGGGAAGGGTGCATTGAAATTGCCAAGAAGCACGCCGATTGGGAGCTGCGCAATTGGGGTCAAAGAATCCACTTTGAGAGCTCAGCGGAGGAGCGAGCTAGGATGTCGCCCCCAACTGCACCGGTATTGGAGATCATCAACTGGGCAAGGGAGGAGGCAAGAAGGCCACGGGACAAGGCGAGGTGGGAGTGCTTGGCTGGTCGGATGCCGACCAGTGCTCCGCCGCAGCCTGAACCGGTGGATCCGCCGTCGTTtctgtctccacggccagggctAAGCTACGACGAGCTCTGA